A DNA window from Hordeum vulgare subsp. vulgare chromosome 1H, MorexV3_pseudomolecules_assembly, whole genome shotgun sequence contains the following coding sequences:
- the LOC123406407 gene encoding uncharacterized protein LOC123406407: MPSYVVYKGEVPGVYDDWEECRRQVHRFSGNSYKGYSTRAKAEARCARYLARERRERRRNRIKISFIAMMLIVTATLFNVMVV; this comes from the coding sequence atgccgtcatatgtcgtgtacaagggtgaggttcccggagtctacgacgactgggaggagtgtcggagacaggttcaccgtttcagcggtaacagttacaaagggtactccACTAGGGCGAAGGCCGAAGCTAGATGTGCGCGCTATCTagcgagagagaggagggagcggaggaggaaccggataaagatcagtttcatcgcaaTGATGCTCAttgtgaccgcaaccctcttcaatgtaatggtagtttag